In Lolium perenne isolate Kyuss_39 chromosome 5, Kyuss_2.0, whole genome shotgun sequence, the sequence tctagacacattttaactatagatacatccattttagtggcaaATAATATGTGTCGGAGGAAGTAGTAGATCGGTCGACTCTATTTTTTGTTGACTGAGAtgtttttttatttcaaaatagATAGCCTGAAGAGAAAATTATGTGGCATAAATTGCATATAGGGCAGGTAACAATCTACTTTATCAAGACTAACGGATTGGATTTAAAAAGAAATTATATCATTACTATATAAATAAGAATAATCTACTTCAACCAAAAATGCTAATAAAATAATCAAGTAATATACCTTTTAGAAAATTCATGAAATTACGATAAGTTTTTTTCACACTACAAGCACTCTTTCTTTACATGCTACTATGTTCTTTTTTGACGGCAACGTGCTGCCATTTTTTAGGGGATGAAAACATGCTACCAATTGTACATCAGTTTTTTCTTTGAAGAAGAAGTTACATAAGTTGATCTTGCTAATTCCATCTTGGACAATAAAATGATTCTCCCCTATGCGGTCCCTCGCTCCCTTCTCAAGCCTGATATGGCCCACCACTACTTAACCATCGGAACCTGATAGAAGAAAGGCCCTAGGCCCAGTTCGTGAAGGGACGGCCCTAGCTTTGTCTCTAAAAACGTTTCGCGTTTCTTCTTCGTGAGGAGGCAGTACGCTAATGGCGCCTCCGGCCGTCCGACGACTTGCTTTGCTGCTCACACATACCTAGGCAGGGGCCCCCTAAATTTCGCGGGCCCAGGGCGGCCGCCCGTCCCGCCCCCCCTTAGGGCCGGCCCCGCTACTCCCCCCCCACCACGCTGAGCacccatcttcctcctcctcctcccactcGCAGAACTAGATCAGGGATCGATGGAGAACGGCAACGGCGTCGGCGGGGAGGCGGTTCCGAACGGGGGAGGAGCCGGGAACGGGAAGGTGGTGCAGGCGTTTGAGCGGTGCTCCGGGCAGGTGCAGGAGATCCTGGAGCACAACCGGATGCTGATCCAGGAGATCGAGCAGAACCAGGAGTCCGGCGAGGACGTCGGCCTGAACCGCAACGTGGCCCTCATCCGCGAGCTCAACAGCAACATCGCGCGCGTCGGCAGCCTCTACTCCGACCTCTCGGCTGCCTTCGCCAAGGGCACCCCCGCCGCCAGGGCCGCCGACGCCGCCAAGGGGTACAACAAGCGGTCGCGCCCACCCCAGTAGAAGTTCTTCTAGATGAACCATCCATCCATGCCGGCAGCAACCCCGTTTGCTTTCTCTCTTCAGTTTAGAGCCGGTCCCCATTTGATGAATCTTGTTTTCTTCTTCTGCTTAGCTTTTCATGTGTCGTTATTTTAGCGTCGAGAGCTGAGACATGGCTTCCCCCATGGGCAGCTTCTTGTCAGACAAGAGTGTCAAACAAAGATGCAGGCAGCAGCAGTGTGCGACTATATCGGTCTGTACTCCTatgtgtgttcgtactgatggctTACTGGCGCATGTGTCCTTCAATCAGTTCAGATCCGATGAAATGGAATGGAATGAATAATGATTGCATTGTCCTCTAACGTTGGTTGGTGACAGGAGAGAGAACCGATCGTGCAGCTGCTCATCATCAAGCGCAAAGTATGGGGATCTCACTAGATCATCTCACTGAGAGCGTGTTTTTTTTGTTTCTGTTCCTGTGCATAGCATTTGCACACGGTTGTAAGGCCATTTCGGACGTCCCAAATTATCCGAGCGCGTTCGTTTGCGTCGGCCTGCGGACGCCATACAACCCGAGATGACCGTTTACATCGAGGGTATTCCAGCGGCGCGGACCCACTTTTTTAGCACTGACACCGTCAAGGTTGGTAATGGCGGTTTAAAGTCCCGTCGAGGCATGCCACGACCGATTACCGGTTCCCGCGTGCGCCAATAGATTGGCGCGTTTCACCGGCATTTCACGTGCGCGGGAAACTACCTGCGCGCGAACGCCGTTTCCCACCCCGTCGTGCCTATATATGGTGGACGCCGGCGGGggtgacgggcacacctcaaCCTACCCTAGCTCCATCCATGGCCGAGCACAACCGCACCTGGGCTCGCGTTGTTCAGATGGCCCGCCAAGTCTACACGGATGATGCGGACCTCACCGAGTTCCGCGCGACGGATGCGTTCGatgaggagcagctcgccgccgacgcCCTTCAGGCCGACCAGCTGGACCGGGAGGCGACGGAGGCGGAAgctgcggaggaggaggcggaggtggcaggGCGCGCGCTAGACCGTCAGCGGGGGCGGCGGCCGTGGCGGAACTCTAGGCCGAGCTCGCCGAGGCAAGGGCGGAGCTCGCCAAGGTGCGGGCGGAGATGGCGGCGGCTAGTGCCGCCCTTGCGGCGGCTCCTCCGTTGCCGGCGGCCCCACCCGtggacgccgtcatccacgacatcgccgACGATGATGAGGACAACCACATCCGCTTCGAGTTCGGCAGCGACCAACAGGCTTTGCTCGCGTCGTTCGAGAGCCTACCTGGGGACGCCGATCGTCGTCATGCTCGGGCAGCGGAGGAGGAAGATCGCAGCCATGCGATCTCCATGAGTCGGGCGTACCTGTGCTCCGACCTAGATTCGGTCGCGCGGAGGGAACCGGATCACGagcgggtcgagcaggagaaccgcgAGCTGGCGGACGCCGTCTCCGCCAGTGATGATGCGGTGGAGACATCGGTTAGGAACAGGGCACACGCTACCACGCCTACATGgcgacggaggcggcggcgaagagAGTCCACTGGGACTCGATCCTCTCTGGTCGAGGCCCTAGAACGCTGCAGGCGGCAGGACGGGATGTCCGATCGGCGGCATGCGCGGCGCGAGTGCGTTAGGCGGTCGCGCTTCAACGACGGCGACAACCCCTCTGGCAGCCATTAGTAGGCCACACGACTGCGAGTAACCCCGACCGTTGTAATTTTATGTTAACTGGACTAACCATCTTtataaagatggtccttttggccaatgAATAGTAATGAGGAAATATTTTTCTTCCCTAGTCACTGCCTAGCGGACCCGAATGCAACCAACACGGTCACTTGGCGCGACCGCGCAGAATCCGCAGAGACTGAAACGTGCCATATTTTTTGGGccgcgtttgcgtctccgcggacggcccagtCACTGTGCGTCACCCCTTTGGAGCAGGGTGCAGGCGAATTTTTCGACCGCGGGACGCAAATGGTTGCTCAGCGTCCGTTTACGTCCCCCCGTTGGAGTATGTCGTAAGGCCATCTCCAATGCTCCCGCAAAATTGTCCATTCTAATGTGGCGGTCTGCATACACGAAACAGGTTGCCGTCCGTATGTAGGTGGAAGCGGCCCCAATGCCCCTCCGCAAAAAAGCCCACCAAAAAAGAAAACACATATGTTTAATCTATATAGGAGTCCATTTTACAACCAACAAAACAAGAAAAACAAAGGGGGAGATAGCTTCTAGTCGCCGCCGACATCTAGTCCTCGCCGCCGAGGTTAATGAAGACCAGCGGCAGCAGCCACACATCGGGCAGAGGAGGAGGGAGGGGCAGCTGCTCAGCTGTCGGGTGGAGGTGGGGGGAGGGGGCGCTGGTGCGGCCGCCTGCTGCGACAACTGGATGGCCTCCTCGAGGCCAATTGACTTGGCCAGGTCCTACGCCTCGGAGATGAGGATGGATCGACATATGGCCTCCTCCATCGGCTTGTAGCCGCCACTGCCATTGTTGTCCTCCTCTGGTGGGTCCTCCTCCTTCACGGCCTGGTTGTAGGCCTCTAGAGCCAGCGACGGAACCCACAGGATGGGATCCACGTAGTTCTTGGCTGCCCCGACGTACTGCCCCCAATCAGGATGGC encodes:
- the LOC127301259 gene encoding protein ELF4-LIKE 3-like, yielding MENGNGVGGEAVPNGGGAGNGKVVQAFERCSGQVQEILEHNRMLIQEIEQNQESGEDVGLNRNVALIRELNSNIARVGSLYSDLSAAFAKGTPAARAADAAKGYNKRSRPPQ